GCTCAAGTAGGTCACGCCGTGGGGTTACAAGTGAGAATCGAGAGAGCTCCTCAAAGAAGGGATATGGCAGCAGGTATCTAAACTGATCATGATTGGTTGTAAGTTCTTAGATACCAGTATCCTATATATACAAGTATACAACTTTAACTGAGACCGGAATAAGGTTAGCTGCACATATGACTCGAGACTAATGCCATTATGGAATATTGTTACTGATAAAAATTTTGATTAAGTCCCCCCCCCTCCCCTCTCTCTCTCTCTCTCTCTCTCTCACACACACACACACACACACACNNNNNNNNNNNNNNNNNNNNCCAAATTCAGTATTTGTTGTCGTGATAAGTTGGTTGCTTTTGCAAGTTTATTGATTCAGAACGCTCGTCTTGCAGGAAGGATCAGGATAATATTTCATCCAGTGTGAAAAAATCATCATATAAGACAAATGACCGTGAAAATTACAGTTCAAATCCGAGTCAGACGGCAAGTGTACTTTCTGATGATTATGAGGACGATTTTGATCCACGAGGAACTTCTACTACTAGTACGTATATTTGTATATGCGTGCAATTGGTAGCATAGTGTCAGTTGCTTGTTGGGCAGATGTTGACAGAATTGTGCATTTGTAACATGTCTCGTAGCTAGAATCGATTTGGTGCCATTTGGGTGTTTGCTCTTAGATTAATGAGTAATCTCGTGAATGTACTGATGATGCTTTCATTGTTCTTTTCAAAAAATTTGGTTTCTGAATTAGAGGCTTTTTCTTCTTTTTAGTGGTTAACATTTCATTTTCCTTTACTTTCAACAGAGGCTGCTTCCGGAAGCTCAAACCAAGTGGATCTTTTTGGACATAGTTTGATTGGTGATCTCATGGATGCTCCAGCATCTGTTCCTGAAGAGGAGCCTGGCATGAATAGTGGTTCAGCAGAGGTTGATCTGTTTGCGGATGCAGCTTTCATATCAGCACCACCACAGGCAGAAACTGATTCATTTGCAGACGCAACTTTTGTATCAGCACCACCCCAGAAAGCAACTGGAGCAAGTTCTCAAACTCAGGTCAGATGCTCTTACATCTCGGTTTTCTAAACGTAGCTAGTGTTCACCAAATGTCATTAAGGGTTGTTATAAAGTGTCATTTAGTCAGTCATATGCTTGAATTTTGATATTAGTTCTGTAGTCCATTGTCGTGGGACTATAGCTGTCTTTTGAGGTAGTTGTATATGTTAATTATGAATAACCTTACATTAATTTAATTTCATGATTTTGTTTTGATCACTTTAGCATCGGGTTGACAGAGTGTGCATGGTGCCACTGTTTTTGAAATTATAGTTTAGCTTTTGGTACAGAACAATAAAAAAGATGGGTATGGGTAATGGGTAAACATAGTCAAGCCCGCTGCTTACTGGGGGAAGATGCGATATATCCTAATTTGGTAGTGTTTAAGCACTTTGAAAAGATTTTGCATGATTTGAAATTAATGAGGACCTGATTTCAGATATTTCTATGTAAAAAAAATTTGTATTTCTCAAACTGGTTCCAGACTTTTGTGCTTACATAGTTTTAACAATTTTTACAGAATGGTTTTGATCTATTTGCTTCCCAACCAACCATTTCTCAGTCAGCTTCTTCACCAATTGACCTCTTTGCGTCCCCTGTCCCGGTTATGCAGCCAGAAACAAAGTCCACAAGTCCAGCACCAATGAACACCAACATTGTTGATCCCTTTGCTGCTGTTCCAATGAACAGTTTTGATGGATCTGATTTCTTGGGGGGATTCACCTCTAACTCTGGTTCAACATTTTCAGAACCTTCTCAAATTTCTGGCAATGCTGCCAGCCACAGTAGTTTGGATAGGAAATCTTCAGCCGACTCAAAGACACCACCCAAGAAGGATAGTTTACAGGTGAAATCTGGCATTTGGGCCGATTCACTTAGCCGTGGACTGATTGATCTTAATATAACTGGCCGTAAGTATATCCATATAACTGTCCGCAGCATAATGTATTTGTTGTTTTTACCTTCATGCTTGTTTAGGTTGCTCCTGTAATTCTCCTTTCACTTCATGTTCTTGTAGCCAAGAAGGTGAATCTGGCGGATGTGGGGATTGTGGGTGGATTGACTGACGGAGCAGATGAAAGGGAGAAAGGCCCCCCAACTTCATTTAACATGGGTAGAGCAATGGGATCAGGGATGGGCCTCGGAAAGTCTGGATATCAGGGAGCTGGAGATGATGACTTCTTCTCGAGTCTCAGTAGCGGTCAACAATACTCATATGGTGGTTTCCAAAAGTAGTGGTGAGAAACATTTTTGGAGTCTACATATTCTTTTGCCCGGGCCAAAAAATTTGTCATTCTTGTCTTTTGGTGTGTGCTTAGTGTGTTAATTACCCTCAATCAACGGATGTTGGGATTTGAGGAATGTATTAATCGCGGATGAAGATGTTGATAGCTTTCCAATATAAATTTCAGTGGATGACATAAAATATGTAATTTGAGATATCAACAAAGTTGGTCCATTGAGGATTTGTTGTCCTCAGTTTGATCGTTACATCCTATCAATGAATGATGAGATTCAAGCAACACATCTATTGGCTGACCGCAGAATCTTGTGCACTTAAATTGAATTTGCAATTATGTTCTTATTCATTTCCAACTGATTCCGGTCACTAGTAGTCTAGTACTAATTTTGTTGATGAACCGATTTTTCCTACCAATTTACTACCCAATAGGATAAAAAATCAATAATCAAACACGAAGAAAATCATCTCAAATCCTCAAATCTTTTTATTATTTATTTTTAGGAAAAGGTTGATCGGACAATAGATTGTATGTTTTTCTTAGTACATGTCCAGCATCCTTCCCCTTAACATGGCTTCTGCTTTCCTCACCTGCTTCACTGGTCCTATGATGAACACCTACATCAAAAACCAAATAAATAAATCTCAGCTGACCCGGTTGTTTTGGTTTTCTTTGGGGTTGATTGAGGTAAAAGCCAATCAACTTTGATGAATTATATGCATTGGTGAAACTGTTCATAGTGAACTGACCTTGTCTGGTGGGCCCTTATCACCTCCCATGAGAATTTCGGCACTGTAAAATTGATTCAACCAAAGTAAATAAGCAGGGGACGGTACATTTAAATCCGAACACAAACAGGAAATGGAACAAACACTCAGTTCAGACACTATGGATAGATATATACTCGCAAGATTCTTTTATTGACAGAATGGAAGCCCCTCTTTTCCCAATTACACGTCCCATTTTTCCTGGGGGAACATCAAGAACCGAAAGGATTTCTTCCTCAGGCGCACTGCCATCCACTAGTAGGTCATCTGCAGGAAAAATTAACAAATGAGTATCAAATTATTGCAGACTCCAAAGTGCTCCAATGTTATAACTACTGTTAGCAGGCTACAGAGCTAGTTGGGTGATTAGTGGTCCAATGTATATACAACCAGAACATGCAATAAGTTTGGCAGGCTAGAAATCTAGTTCAGATGATTATAATCTGTCAAATATTAGCGTACAAAGAGTGATGGTCGGCAAGAACACAATGCTCGGTTGAAGTTAATTGGGCTAGAATTATGTACCTTTTACCATTTCTGAGTCATATGCATGTAAACAATTCAAATCTAAGTCTTAGAATACTTTAAATATAGTCAAAAGGAGGATCCAAGACCTGGAATGGTAGGGAGAGGTGGCCAGTCAGAAAAATCATTATTGGTGATGCAAAAACATCGACAATAAAGTGCACCACGAACTGCAAGATACCATAATGACTGTTGATTCAATTTCCCCATCATCCTGTTATAGATGTATGGAAGAAAGCGGACATCATCTGCAGCCGCACGAACCATCTGTTCAGATAAAGGTCTGTACGTCCAAAAGTTGGGGTCCTGTACGGTACATGTACAGGTAAATGTCATTTCACAGAAGTATCAGTTCAAAACAATATAACCTCCGCCTGCAATGGGATAATTACAGGTCTGGATTCGAATT
The window above is part of the Fragaria vesca subsp. vesca linkage group LG2, FraVesHawaii_1.0, whole genome shotgun sequence genome. Proteins encoded here:
- the LOC101300589 gene encoding clathrin interactor EPSIN 1-like, whose product is MDFMKVFDQTVREIKREVNLKVLKVPEMEQKVLDATDNEPWGPHGSALVEIAQATKKFSECQMVMNVLWTRLGETGKDWRYVYKSLAVIEYLVSHGSERAVDDIIEHTFQISSLSTFEYVEPSGKDLGINVRKKAENIVALLNNKDKIQEIRNKAAANRDKYVGLSSTGISYKSGSATSSSFSGGSYGGSSAVGSGDRFRDSYKDRDQYDEDKFEKKSSSRSRRGVTSENRESSSKKGYGSRKDQDNISSSVKKSSYKTNDRENYSSNPSQTASVLSDDYEDDFDPRGTSTTKAASGSSNQVDLFGHSLIGDLMDAPASVPEEEPGMNSGSAEVDLFADAAFISAPPQAETDSFADATFVSAPPQKATGASSQTQNGFDLFASQPTISQSASSPIDLFASPVPVMQPETKSTSPAPMNTNIVDPFAAVPMNSFDGSDFLGGFTSNSGSTFSEPSQISGNAASHSSLDRKSSADSKTPPKKDSLQVKSGIWADSLSRGLIDLNITGPKKVNLADVGIVGGLTDGADEREKGPPTSFNMGRAMGSGMGLGKSGYQGAGDDDFFSSLSSGQQYSYGGFQK